One segment of Lolium rigidum isolate FL_2022 unplaced genomic scaffold, APGP_CSIRO_Lrig_0.1 contig_13612_1, whole genome shotgun sequence DNA contains the following:
- the LOC124680360 gene encoding protein MET1, chloroplastic-like, which produces MTLAHQITNQPLLSSPPCLPRASGSNARTARQPFLGQSCCLTLRGSARSCVVVRASSSAQAEPKSGGGEEGGEGEDPYEEYEVEILKPYGLKFTKGQDGGTYIEAIFPGSSAEQTGKFTPGDKVLATSAVFGEEIWPAAGYGQTMYCIRQRVGPLYMKMQKKFGKWDSGELSEKEIIRAERNTGNVSTKLREIQMQNYQKKMEQKIQREDDLRSGLMLYKEGKYEEALDKFESVLGSKPEIDESSVASYNVACCYSKLDRIQAGLSALEDAMKAGYEDFKTIRTDPDLANLRKSEEFAPLLNKYDESFINESAINAIKSLFGFGKK; this is translated from the exons ATGACTCTCGCCCACCAGATCACCAACCAGCCGCTCCTATCCTCCCCGCCCTGCCTCCCAAGAGCCAGCGGCAGCAATGCCCGGACGGCGAGGCAGCCGTTTCTTGGCCAGAGCTGCTGCCTGACGCTGCGGGGGTCGGCGAGGAGCTGCGTCGTCGTCCGGGCGTCGTCTTCGGCGCAGGCGGAGCCCAAGTCCGGAGGCGGGGAGGAGGGAGGGGAAGGCGAGGATCCGTACGAGGAGTACGAGGTGGAGATCCTCAAGCCGTACGGGCTCAAGTTCACCAAGGGCCAGGATGGCGGCACCTACATCGAGGCCATCTTCCCCGGCTCCTCCGCCGAGCAGACCGGCAAGTTCACCCCCGGCGACAAGGTCCTAGCCACCAG CGCCGTCTTTGGTGAGGAAATCTGGCCGGCGGCCGGGTACGGCCAGACCATGTACTGCATCCGCCAGAGAGTCGGCCCTCTCTACATGAAGATGCAGAAGAAATTTG GAAAATGGGATTCTGGTGAGCTCTCCGAGAAGGAGATCATTAGGGCTGAAAGAAACACTGGAAATGTCAGCACCAAACTACGAGAGATTCAA ATGCAAAATTACCAGAAGAAGATGGAGCAGAAGATCCAAAGAGAAGATGACCTTCGCTCGGGGCTAATGCTGTACAA gGAGGGAAAATACGAGGAGGCGTTGGACAAGTTCGAGTCGGTGCTGGGGTCGAAACCAGAGATCGATGAGTCTTCGGTAGCCAGCTACAATGTCGCGTGCTGTTACTCGAAGCTTGACCGG ATACAAGCTGGCCTTTCTGCACTTGAAGACGCCATGAAAGCCGGCTATGAAGACTTCAAG ACGATTCGCACTGACCCGGATCTAGCAAACTTGAGGAAGTCAGAGGAGTTTGCCCCCCTGCTAAACAAGTACGATGAATCATTTATAAATGAGAGTGCCATCAATGCCATCAAATCCTTGTTTGGATTCGGCAAGAAGTGA
- the LOC124680362 gene encoding uncharacterized protein LOC124680362 → MAAKVAAPLPFRRDVRGPLGWRSPRSGLPGALAGLDWRHGTRRLVAPARARGRNNKSGGRGATKDDERAEELEEAESVLLIDGEEDEEFEDGDLSGFRGLVLDLSYRPVNVVCWKRAICLEFTEKADVLEYYDQTVSSPSGSFYIPAVLRVPQLLQVMKRRRVKQCLSRKNILYRDDFTCQYCPSEDDLTIDHVIPTSRGGKWEWENLVTACSRCNSRKGNKTLLQANMKLRKIPKAPKEFDIIAVPLTKSAFRTIRRRQGLPEEWLQYIAGSSP, encoded by the exons ATGGCGGCAAAGGTGGCGGCGCCTCTCCCGTTCCGCCGCGACGTGCGGGGCCCTCTCGGCTGGCGATCGCCGAGGAGCGGGCTGCCGGGCGCGCTAGCTGGGCTGGACTGGAGACACGGCACCCGCAGGCTCGTGGCGCCAGCGCGAGCGCGCGGGAGGAATAACAAGTCCGGCGGGCGCGGCGCGACCAAGGACGACGAGCGCGCGGAGGAGTTGGAGGAGGCAGAGTCGGTGCTGTtaatcgacggggaggaggacgaggagttcGAGGACGGTGATCTGTCCGGGTTCAGGGGACTCGTTCTTGATCTCTCATACAG GCCTGTCAATGTTGTCTGCTGGAAGCGTGCGATTTGCCTGGAATTCACGGAGAAG GCCGATGTTCTGGAGTACTACGATCAGACGGTCTCTTCACCCAGTGGATCATTCTACATCCCTGCAGTTCTCAGG GTCCCACAGCTGCTGCAGGTGATGAAGAGAAGAAGAGTTAAACAATGCCTTAGCCGTAAAAACATACTTTACAGGGACGACTTCACTTGCCA GTATTGCCCTTCGGAAGACGATCTCACAATTGACCATGTCATTCCGACTTCCCGTGGAGGCAAGTGGGAATGGGAAAACTTG GTAACTGCATGCTCAAGATGCAACTCCAGGAAGGGTAATAAGACACTGCTGCAAGCAAACATGAAGTTACGCAAGATCCCCAAG GCACCAAAGGAGTTCGACATCATCGCAGTACCCTTGACGAAATCTGCGTTCAGGACGATCAGGAGAAGGCAGGGGCTGCCTGAAGAGTGGTTGCAGTACATTGCCGGGTCCTCCCCATGA